The DNA segment TCCATATCCGGGAGCCCGAGGTCGAGGATAACGACGTCGGGCCGGCAGGCCGGGACCGCTCGAAGGGCTTCCTTCCCGGTCTCGGCCTCGTAAACCTGATAGCCCTGGGCATCCAGCGTAACGCGTAAGAAGCGCCGGATTGCCTGCTCATCATCCACGACGAGGATGCGGGCGCCACCGTCGGTCATGCCTGGTTCCCCTCCTGTCGAGTCACGGGGAGTGTGAAGCGGACCACGAGACCGCCCCCGCCGCGTAGATGAGAGCTGATCCGGCCACCGTGAGCTTCGACGATTCCACGGCTGATTGCCAGGCCCAGTCCGGTGCCTGAGGCGCCGTTGGCCCGAGTTACCCGTTGGAACTTGTCGAAGACGCGCTCCAGATCCTCCTCAGGGACACCCGGCCCCTGGTCGGTGACTGTGATCGCTACGCCGTCCTGGGTCTGCTCCGCTGCCACCTCGATGGGTGTACCGGCAGGCGTGTACTTGGCAGCATTGTCCAGCAGATTAGTCAGCACCTGCGCGATGAGGACGAAGTCCATCGGAACCAGGGGCAAGTCGGGAGCCAGAGAGAGAGTGACCTCGCGTGCTCTCAGGCGGTCCCCCATCTGTGTGAGGACGGAACCCACGAGGTCCTGGAGGTCGCAGGGCTCCACATGGAGACGAAGGGCCCCGGCCTCCAGGCGTGACATGTCGAGCAGGTTACCAACCAGGTGATTGAGGCGCTCGGACTCGCCCAGGGCCGTATCCAGCAGCTCGCGCCAGTCTCGTTCCTCAAGCCGGAAGTCACCGCTGCCCTCAACGCCGTCCCGCAAGCTGCTGAGCACGCCGGTGATGGAGGCCAGAGGCGTCCGCAGGTCGTGGGAGACCGAGTTCAGGAGCGCTGACTGCAGGTTCTCGGTCACCCGCAGCACCTCGGCCTGTCCGGCCTTTTCGGTGAGATGAAGGCGCTCGATGGCGAGGGCCACGAGGCTCGCCGTTGACTCCAGAAGCCGCCGCTCGTCGGGAGCGAGGTAGCCCTCAGGGCCAGGCAGGTGCAGACCAAGAACGCCGACGACCTCCTTCCCAGTGCGAAGCGGCAGGTACCTGAAGTCGGCGCCGCTCAGGGTATCGGTGCCGGGTCCAGCCTCCCGGCCCTGCTGCCAGCACCAGGTTGCCACAGACATCTCGTCGCCGTCGAGGTTCATCGGCTCGGTGGACGCCGCCACTCGCAGTGTCTTTGCCTCGGGCAGCAGTATCGCCGCCCCGGCCTTGTGGGTCTCACGAAGGTGGGCCAGTGATATCTGCAGAACGGTCGGGAGATCGGTGGTAGCGCCGAGGGAGCGGCTCAGTTCGTAGAGGTTCATCGCCTGGAACCCGCGGCGCTGCGCGGCCTCGGTCTGTGCCCTTGCCTGCGCGGCGAGGGAACTGATCACAAGGCCCACAACCAGCAGGCCGCCGAAGGTCAGAAGGTACTCGGTATCCGACACCGCGAAGTTCAGGTGCGGCGGGACACAGAAGAAGTCAAAGGCCAGGGTGCCGAGTACCGAAGCCAGGAGTGCCTCCCTGCGTCCGAGGAAGAAGGCAGCCAGCAGCACGGCGGCCAGGTACAGCATGACCAGGTTGCTGGGCTCGATCACGCTGCGTAGTGGATAGCCGATGAGGGTCGCTACCGCCACCAGTGCGGTGCTCTTCGCGTAGCCCTGCCAGTTGGCCGGCCTCGGCGGCGACTTCGGCGCAGCCGGGAGCACCTCGCCCGAGCTGCCGATCACGTAGACGTCAATGGTACCGCTGGCACGGATGATCTGGTCGACGATGGATCCATGGAGGAGCTCATGGAGGCGCGGACGCAGAGGCTTGCCGACGACGATCTTGGTGACGTTGTGGAGCCGCGCATAGGTCACGGCCGCCTCGGCAACGGTTGTGCCGGACATGGTTGCGACCTTCGCACCCAGTTGCTCGGCAAGGTGCAGGTTCTCGGCAAGCCGCTCTCGCGCCCGTTGGGACGACGCTATCTGGTCGGGGGTCTCGACGTGGAGTGCGAACCACTCGGCCTTGAGTTCCTCGGCCAGTCGCCGCGTCGTGCGCAGCAACCTTGCGCTCAGGGGGCTCGAGCCCGTGCAGACCAAGAGCCGATCCGTCGCCGCCCAGGGCCCGGCTATGGCTTCGGTCTCCATGTAGGAGCGCAACTGCTCATCAACACGACTGGCGGCGCGGCGCAAGGCCATCTCGCGTAGGGCGGTGAGGTTTCCCTTACGGAAGAACCGCTTCAGCGCTTGCGCGGCCTGTTCGGGGACATAGACCAGACCCTCGCGGAGGCGTTGCAGCAGGTCCTCCGGGGGCAGGTCCACCAGTTCGATCTCGTGGGCATCGTCAAGCAAGTGGTCGGGAACTGTCTCCCGGACGACTACCCCGGTGATCTGCGCAACCGCGTCGTTGAGACTCTCGATGTGCTGGATGTTGAGGGTGGTGTAGACATCGATGCCGGCTGATAGGATCTCCTCGACGTCCTGGCAACGCTTCAGATGGCGTCCGCCCGGCGCATTGGTGTGAGCGAGTTCGTCGACCAGCACCAGTTGCGGGCGCCGACGCAGGACGGCGTCGAGGTCCAGGTCGGACAGCGTTGTGCCGTGGTACACAAGCGTTCGACGAGGCAGGACTTCCAGCCCCTCCAGGAGGGCATCAGTCTCAGCCCGTCCATGGGTCTCGGCATAGCCAACGACCACGTCGACGCCCTCAGTCTTGCGCCAGTGGGCCTGCTGAAGCATCCCAAAAGTCTTGCCCACGCCGGCGGCATAGCCGAGGAAGATCTTCAGCCGCCCACGAGACCGCGCCTGCTCTTCCGCCGCCATTTGGCTGAGCAGCCTGTCCGGGTCTGGACGACTGCCATCATGGTAGGACGCCATCAGGCCCCTCGCTGCCTGCGCGATCTTTGCGCTTCTACGGTGATTCTACGCGATTGCGTCTTCCGCTCAAAGCCACTCTTCGTCCAGGACGACACCAGGGCCCTCGGGTAACTCTTCAGTGACCTGCCCTCGCGACCTTTCCAAGCGTGTCGAGTGATAGGTTGAGTTCTAGTACGTTGACCCGGGGTTCGCCCAGGAAGCCCCACTGTCGCGGTTCGACGTGTTGCGCCACCAGCGAACTCACTTCGGTCACCGGCAGGTTCCGCTGCCGAGCCACCCTCATAACCTGGTACTCGGCGGCAGCAAGACTAAGGTGCGGGTCGAGACCGCTGCCGGAGGCAGTCACCAGGTCGATCGGGACGGGCAGGCGGTTGTCGGGATCGGCCTGCCGGAGCCGACGCACTCGTTGCGCCACTTGCTCCTTCAGCGCCGGATTGAGCGGTCCCAGATTGGTGCCGGTTCCAGCCATGGCATTGTAGGGAACGGGCACGGTCGCAGAGGGACGTCCCCAGAAGTACCGCGGATCAGTGAACTGCTGGCCAATCAGTTCCGAACCCACTTCAGTGCCTTCGCGGACGATCAGGCTGCCCTTGGCCTGAGGTGGGAAGGCCACCTGACACACCGCCGTGATCAGCAGCGGGTACACCAGTCCGGTGAGAAGGGTGAAAGCGGCCAGCAAGGTGAGCGTCGGTCGAACCAGTTCTTTCATAGCTCCAACTCCCCTCTCGCTCACGCCAGGCGCAGCGCGACCAGCAGGAGGTCTATCAGTTTGATCCCCAGGAAGGGGGCTACGAGGCCGCCGACTCCGTAGAGGAGCAGGTTGTCGCGCAGCAACTGCGCCGCTCCAACCGCCCGGTAAGGCACCCCTCGGAGCGCCAGCGGAATCAGCCCCACGATGATGAGCGCGTTGAAGATGACCGCCGAGAGAAGGGCGCTGTCCGGCGTCGCAAGGCGCATGAAGTTGAGAGCCTGCAGCGCAGGATAGGTCGAAGCGAAGGCTGCCGGAATGATGGCAAAGTACTTGGCGAGGTCGTTGGCGATGCTGAAGGTCGTCAGGGCGCCGCGGGTCATAAGGAGTTGCTTGCCGACCTCGACGATATCAATAAGCTTCGTGGGGTTACTGTCGAGGTCTACCATGTTCGCGGCCTCGCGCGCCGGCTGAGTTCCGGTGTTCATGGCGACTGCCACATCCGCCTGCGCCAGGGCCGGGGCGTCGTTGGTGCCGTCTCCGGTCATCGCCACCAGGCGTC comes from the Armatimonadia bacterium genome and includes:
- the kdpC gene encoding potassium-transporting ATPase subunit KdpC, whose amino-acid sequence is MKELVRPTLTLLAAFTLLTGLVYPLLITAVCQVAFPPQAKGSLIVREGTEVGSELIGQQFTDPRYFWGRPSATVPVPYNAMAGTGTNLGPLNPALKEQVAQRVRRLRQADPDNRLPVPIDLVTASGSGLDPHLSLAAAEYQVMRVARQRNLPVTEVSSLVAQHVEPRQWGFLGEPRVNVLELNLSLDTLGKVARAGH
- a CDS encoding sensor histidine kinase KdpD; its protein translation is MASYHDGSRPDPDRLLSQMAAEEQARSRGRLKIFLGYAAGVGKTFGMLQQAHWRKTEGVDVVVGYAETHGRAETDALLEGLEVLPRRTLVYHGTTLSDLDLDAVLRRRPQLVLVDELAHTNAPGGRHLKRCQDVEEILSAGIDVYTTLNIQHIESLNDAVAQITGVVVRETVPDHLLDDAHEIELVDLPPEDLLQRLREGLVYVPEQAAQALKRFFRKGNLTALREMALRRAASRVDEQLRSYMETEAIAGPWAATDRLLVCTGSSPLSARLLRTTRRLAEELKAEWFALHVETPDQIASSQRARERLAENLHLAEQLGAKVATMSGTTVAEAAVTYARLHNVTKIVVGKPLRPRLHELLHGSIVDQIIRASGTIDVYVIGSSGEVLPAAPKSPPRPANWQGYAKSTALVAVATLIGYPLRSVIEPSNLVMLYLAAVLLAAFFLGRREALLASVLGTLAFDFFCVPPHLNFAVSDTEYLLTFGGLLVVGLVISSLAAQARAQTEAAQRRGFQAMNLYELSRSLGATTDLPTVLQISLAHLRETHKAGAAILLPEAKTLRVAASTEPMNLDGDEMSVATWCWQQGREAGPGTDTLSGADFRYLPLRTGKEVVGVLGLHLPGPEGYLAPDERRLLESTASLVALAIERLHLTEKAGQAEVLRVTENLQSALLNSVSHDLRTPLASITGVLSSLRDGVEGSGDFRLEERDWRELLDTALGESERLNHLVGNLLDMSRLEAGALRLHVEPCDLQDLVGSVLTQMGDRLRAREVTLSLAPDLPLVPMDFVLIAQVLTNLLDNAAKYTPAGTPIEVAAEQTQDGVAITVTDQGPGVPEEDLERVFDKFQRVTRANGASGTGLGLAISRGIVEAHGGRISSHLRGGGGLVVRFTLPVTRQEGNQA